A single genomic interval of Hevea brasiliensis isolate MT/VB/25A 57/8 chromosome 4, ASM3005281v1, whole genome shotgun sequence harbors:
- the LOC110642956 gene encoding zinc finger BED domain-containing protein RICESLEEPER 1 isoform X1 — MACFEIKDSCFFCVIDEYWLIQPYAMEVSNESAIKKPKRLTSVVWNHFERVRKADICYAVCVHCNKRLSGSSNSGTTHLRNHLMRCLKRSNCDVSQLLAAKRRKKETTLSLPNVNYDEGQRKDEYIKPTVIKYDQEQRKDEVISLGSSRFDQERSQLDLARMIILHGYPLSMVEHVGFKIFVKNLQPLFEFLPNTSIELSCVEIYGKEKEKVYEMINRLQGRINLSIEMWSSPENTEYLCLTAHYIDEDWKLQKKILNFVTLDPSHTEDMLSEVIIKCLMEWDIECKLFAMTFDDCSIDDDIVLRIKDRISQNRPLLSNGQLFDVRSAAHVLNCIVQDAMEALREVTQKIRGSVRYVKSSQATHGKFNEISQQVGISSQKALVLDSPIHWNTTYFMLETALEYKSAFSLLQEHDPAYSSALTDAEWEWSSSITSYLKLFVEITNVFSGNKCMTANIYFPEICDVHIQLIEWCKSTNDFLSSIALKMKAKFDKYWSKCSLALAVAAILDPRFKMKLVEYYYSQIYGSTALDRIKEVSDGIKELFNAYSICSTLVDQGSALPGNSLPSTSSDSRDRLKGFDKFLHETSQTQSVASDLDKYLEEPVFPRNCDFNILNWWKVHRPRYPILAMMARDVLGTPMSTVAPELAFSIGGRVLDSHRSSLNPDTRQALICARDWLRGEPEEHNPSSALALYLEAS, encoded by the exons ATGGCCTGTTTTGAGATTAAAGATTCTTGTTTTTTCTGCGTAATTGATGAAT ACTGGCTGATTCAACCTTATGCAATGGAAGTCTCAAATGAATCAGCTATTAAGAAACCGAAAAGGTTAACCTCTGTGGTGTGGAATCACTTTGAAAGGGTTAGGAAGGCTGACATATGTTATGCTGTTTGTGTACATTGTAACAAGAGGCTAAGTGGGTCAAGTAATAGTGGAACTACGCATCTGAGAAATCACTTGATGCGATGCTTGAAAAGATCTAATTGTGATGTGTCACAACTACTTGCAGCAAAGAGAAGGAAAAAGGAAACTACCCTTAGCCTTCCAAATGTCAATTATGATGAAGGACAAAGAAAAGATGAATATATTAAGCCCACAGTTATAAAGTATGACCAGGAGCAGAGAAAAGATGAAGTTATTAGTCTTGGAAGTAGTAGGTTTGATCAAGAGCGGAGTCAGCTTGATCTTGCCCGCATGATTATATTACATGGTTATCCATTGTCTATGGTTGAGCATGTTGGATTCAAAATATTTGTCAAAAATCTCCAGCCTTTGTTTGAGTTTTTGCCAAATACCTCCATAGAACTCTCCTGCGTGGAAATTTatgggaaagagaaagagaaagtgtATGAAATGATAAATAGATTGCAGGGCAGAATTAACCTCTCCATTGAAATGTGGTCTTCTCCAGAAAACACAGAGTACTTGTGTTTGACAGCACATTATATTGATGAGGATTGGAAATTACAGAAGAAGATTCTAAATTTTGTGACACTGGATCCTTCTCATACAGAAGATATGCTTTCAGAAGTTATTATTAAGTGTCTTATGGAGTGGGACATTGAATGCAAGTTGTTTGCCATGACATTTGATGACTGTTCCATCGATGATGATATTGTCCTCAGAATTAAGGACCGAATCTCTCAAAACAGACCCCTTTTGAGTAATGGCCAGTTATTTGATGTACGTTCTGCTGCACATGTTCTTAATTGCATTGTTCAAGATGCCATGGAAGCACTCCGTGAAGTGACCCAAAAGATTCGAGGAAGTGTCAGATATGTTAAAAGTTCACAGGCAACACATGGGAAGTTCAACGAGATATCCCAGCAAGTTGGAATCAGCAGTCAGAAGGCCTTAGTTCTTGATTCTCCAATTCACTGGAACACAACATATTTCATGCTTGAAACAGCATTGGAATACAAGAGTGCATTTTCTCTGTTGCAAGAGCATGACCCAGCCTATTCATCAGCTTTAACCGATGCAGAGTGGGAATGGTCAAGTTCTATCACTAGTTATTTGAAACTTTTTGTTGAAATCACCAATGTCTTTTCTGGTAACAAATGTATGACAGCAAATATATATTTTCCTGAGATTTGTGATGTTCACATCCAATTAATTGAATGGTGCAAGAGCACAAATGATTTCCTTAGCTCCATAGCATTGAAGATGAAAGCTAAGTTTGATAAATATTGGAGCAAGTGTAGTTTGGCTTTGGCAGTAGCAGCTATCTTAGATCCCCGATTCAAGATGAAGTTGGTGGAATACTACTATTCTCAGATATATGGTAGTACTGCCCTGGATCGAATCAAGGAAGTTTCTGATGGTATTAAAGAACTTTTTAATGCATACTCTATCTGTTCAACATTGGTTGATCAAGGTTCAGCTTTGCCTGGCAACAGTTTACCTAGTACCAGCAGTGACAGTAGAGATAGATTAAAGGGCTTTGACAAGTTCCTGCACGAGACTTCTCAAACGCAGAGTGTAGCATCTGATTTGGACAAATATTTAGAGGAACCTGTCTTTCCTCGTAATTGTGATTTTAACATACTAAACTGGTGGAAAGTCCACAGACCAAGGTACCCTATCTTGGCCATGATGGCACGTGATGTTTTGGGGACTCCCATGTCTACTGTTGCACCAGAGTTGGCGTTTAGCATTGGAGGTAGGGTGCTTGATAGTCATCGAAGTTCACTGAATCCAGACACTCGACAGGCTCTGATATGTGCACGGGATTGGTTGCGAGGGGAACCAGAAG AGCACAACCCGTCCTCTGCTCTAGCTCTGTATCTTGAAGCAAGTTAA
- the LOC110642956 gene encoding zinc finger BED domain-containing protein RICESLEEPER 1 isoform X2 — protein MEVSNESAIKKPKRLTSVVWNHFERVRKADICYAVCVHCNKRLSGSSNSGTTHLRNHLMRCLKRSNCDVSQLLAAKRRKKETTLSLPNVNYDEGQRKDEYIKPTVIKYDQEQRKDEVISLGSSRFDQERSQLDLARMIILHGYPLSMVEHVGFKIFVKNLQPLFEFLPNTSIELSCVEIYGKEKEKVYEMINRLQGRINLSIEMWSSPENTEYLCLTAHYIDEDWKLQKKILNFVTLDPSHTEDMLSEVIIKCLMEWDIECKLFAMTFDDCSIDDDIVLRIKDRISQNRPLLSNGQLFDVRSAAHVLNCIVQDAMEALREVTQKIRGSVRYVKSSQATHGKFNEISQQVGISSQKALVLDSPIHWNTTYFMLETALEYKSAFSLLQEHDPAYSSALTDAEWEWSSSITSYLKLFVEITNVFSGNKCMTANIYFPEICDVHIQLIEWCKSTNDFLSSIALKMKAKFDKYWSKCSLALAVAAILDPRFKMKLVEYYYSQIYGSTALDRIKEVSDGIKELFNAYSICSTLVDQGSALPGNSLPSTSSDSRDRLKGFDKFLHETSQTQSVASDLDKYLEEPVFPRNCDFNILNWWKVHRPRYPILAMMARDVLGTPMSTVAPELAFSIGGRVLDSHRSSLNPDTRQALICARDWLRGEPEEHNPSSALALYLEAS, from the exons ATGGAAGTCTCAAATGAATCAGCTATTAAGAAACCGAAAAGGTTAACCTCTGTGGTGTGGAATCACTTTGAAAGGGTTAGGAAGGCTGACATATGTTATGCTGTTTGTGTACATTGTAACAAGAGGCTAAGTGGGTCAAGTAATAGTGGAACTACGCATCTGAGAAATCACTTGATGCGATGCTTGAAAAGATCTAATTGTGATGTGTCACAACTACTTGCAGCAAAGAGAAGGAAAAAGGAAACTACCCTTAGCCTTCCAAATGTCAATTATGATGAAGGACAAAGAAAAGATGAATATATTAAGCCCACAGTTATAAAGTATGACCAGGAGCAGAGAAAAGATGAAGTTATTAGTCTTGGAAGTAGTAGGTTTGATCAAGAGCGGAGTCAGCTTGATCTTGCCCGCATGATTATATTACATGGTTATCCATTGTCTATGGTTGAGCATGTTGGATTCAAAATATTTGTCAAAAATCTCCAGCCTTTGTTTGAGTTTTTGCCAAATACCTCCATAGAACTCTCCTGCGTGGAAATTTatgggaaagagaaagagaaagtgtATGAAATGATAAATAGATTGCAGGGCAGAATTAACCTCTCCATTGAAATGTGGTCTTCTCCAGAAAACACAGAGTACTTGTGTTTGACAGCACATTATATTGATGAGGATTGGAAATTACAGAAGAAGATTCTAAATTTTGTGACACTGGATCCTTCTCATACAGAAGATATGCTTTCAGAAGTTATTATTAAGTGTCTTATGGAGTGGGACATTGAATGCAAGTTGTTTGCCATGACATTTGATGACTGTTCCATCGATGATGATATTGTCCTCAGAATTAAGGACCGAATCTCTCAAAACAGACCCCTTTTGAGTAATGGCCAGTTATTTGATGTACGTTCTGCTGCACATGTTCTTAATTGCATTGTTCAAGATGCCATGGAAGCACTCCGTGAAGTGACCCAAAAGATTCGAGGAAGTGTCAGATATGTTAAAAGTTCACAGGCAACACATGGGAAGTTCAACGAGATATCCCAGCAAGTTGGAATCAGCAGTCAGAAGGCCTTAGTTCTTGATTCTCCAATTCACTGGAACACAACATATTTCATGCTTGAAACAGCATTGGAATACAAGAGTGCATTTTCTCTGTTGCAAGAGCATGACCCAGCCTATTCATCAGCTTTAACCGATGCAGAGTGGGAATGGTCAAGTTCTATCACTAGTTATTTGAAACTTTTTGTTGAAATCACCAATGTCTTTTCTGGTAACAAATGTATGACAGCAAATATATATTTTCCTGAGATTTGTGATGTTCACATCCAATTAATTGAATGGTGCAAGAGCACAAATGATTTCCTTAGCTCCATAGCATTGAAGATGAAAGCTAAGTTTGATAAATATTGGAGCAAGTGTAGTTTGGCTTTGGCAGTAGCAGCTATCTTAGATCCCCGATTCAAGATGAAGTTGGTGGAATACTACTATTCTCAGATATATGGTAGTACTGCCCTGGATCGAATCAAGGAAGTTTCTGATGGTATTAAAGAACTTTTTAATGCATACTCTATCTGTTCAACATTGGTTGATCAAGGTTCAGCTTTGCCTGGCAACAGTTTACCTAGTACCAGCAGTGACAGTAGAGATAGATTAAAGGGCTTTGACAAGTTCCTGCACGAGACTTCTCAAACGCAGAGTGTAGCATCTGATTTGGACAAATATTTAGAGGAACCTGTCTTTCCTCGTAATTGTGATTTTAACATACTAAACTGGTGGAAAGTCCACAGACCAAGGTACCCTATCTTGGCCATGATGGCACGTGATGTTTTGGGGACTCCCATGTCTACTGTTGCACCAGAGTTGGCGTTTAGCATTGGAGGTAGGGTGCTTGATAGTCATCGAAGTTCACTGAATCCAGACACTCGACAGGCTCTGATATGTGCACGGGATTGGTTGCGAGGGGAACCAGAAG AGCACAACCCGTCCTCTGCTCTAGCTCTGTATCTTGAAGCAAGTTAA